A genomic window from Streptomyces broussonetiae includes:
- a CDS encoding esterase/lipase family protein — protein sequence MLPWKRVLRPLAALLLTAAVAAVPAATAHAADSAPSSGWNDYACKPSAAHPRPVVLVHGTLGNSVDNWLSLAPYLETRGYCVFSLDYGQLPGVPVFYGLGPIDKSAEQLSAFVDKVLTATGAAKADLVGHSQGGMMPRYYLRFLGGAAKVNALVGLAPDNHGATLSGLTNLLPYFPGAADLIKATTPGLADQIPGSDFLAKLNAGGDTVPGVHYTVIATKYDEVATPWQSQYLSGSDVHNVLLQDLCPLDLSEHVAIGLFDRIAFHEVANALDPARASATSCASALS from the coding sequence ATGCTGCCCTGGAAGCGAGTTCTCAGACCCCTGGCCGCGCTCCTGCTCACCGCCGCCGTCGCCGCCGTTCCCGCCGCCACCGCGCACGCTGCCGACAGCGCCCCGAGCAGCGGTTGGAACGACTATGCCTGCAAGCCTTCCGCCGCCCATCCCCGCCCGGTCGTCCTGGTGCACGGCACCCTGGGCAACTCGGTCGACAACTGGCTCTCCCTCGCCCCCTATCTGGAGACCCGCGGATACTGCGTCTTCTCCCTCGACTACGGCCAACTGCCCGGCGTCCCCGTCTTCTACGGCCTCGGCCCCATCGACAAGTCGGCCGAGCAGCTGTCCGCCTTCGTCGACAAGGTGCTCACCGCGACCGGTGCCGCCAAGGCCGACCTCGTCGGCCACTCCCAGGGCGGCATGATGCCCCGCTACTACCTGAGGTTCCTCGGCGGCGCCGCCAAGGTGAACGCCCTCGTCGGGCTCGCCCCCGACAACCACGGCGCCACCCTCAGCGGCCTCACCAACCTGCTGCCGTACTTCCCCGGCGCCGCGGACCTGATCAAGGCCACCACCCCCGGCCTCGCCGACCAGATCCCCGGCTCCGACTTCCTCGCCAAGCTCAACGCGGGCGGCGACACCGTCCCCGGAGTGCACTACACGGTCATCGCCACCAAGTACGACGAGGTGGCCACGCCCTGGCAGAGTCAGTACCTGAGCGGCTCGGACGTCCACAACGTCCTGCTCCAGGACCTGTGCCCGCTCGACCTCTCCGAACACGTCGCGATCGGCCTGTTCGACCGCATCGCCTTCCACGAGGTGGCCAACGCGCTCGACCCGGCCCGTGCGAGCGCCACCAGCTGCGCGTCGGCCCTCAGCTGA